Genomic window (Nitrospirales bacterium LBB_01):
ACTTAGCTGAAATTGAAAAAAGATTTGATTTAATTTATGAGCGATATTTAAAAATATGGAATTATCCAATATTTGAAGAAACTGATAATATGGATAATGACGAAATCAATATCTTTGATGCAGAAGATCCAACTCATAAGAAATTGGAATACGCTATTTTTCTCGATCAAAAAAAGGACATAAAAAATGTTGCCAAGTTGTATGAAGATGTAATGAAAGAGCTTTTTGACATTCAACCCGAAACATTTTTTACTTCAGAAGAGCTTTGTACTAAACTTTCTCTTACTACTGATAAAGAAAAATTAAGGAAACCGTTAGCATTGAATAACACTGTTTATATTGAAGCTAACTTAGACTCTAAGGACAAGTTTGAAAGAATCAAACTGGCGCTTAATATTTTTGATATTAAGGATGAATTACTTATTAAGTACGCAACATCTGATGATGAATGATAATATTGGAGACTAAATAGGGACAGTGGCAATGCCATCCGTGGAAAATTAAGGGGATACGATACTTAATACTTGACTGATGTACATGTTATACTTAGAGGACGGAGATTTGTGAAGATGGCTATCAGAGTAGATTTGACTTTCCTTTACCCTCAGCCGTTAAAATAACAACAATGAAAACTAACCTGGAAATAAGACAAGGCGCTGCCGTAGTAAATGTGTCAGGGGAGATTAACCTCTACACCTCATCCCATTTAAGGGAGACGATAATTACACTTATCAAGAAAAAAACCGCAATTATAGTAGTAAACATGAAAGACGTTGCCGATATAGACAGCTCAGGAGTGGCCACATTTGTGGAGGCGTTAAATGAAATGTCTAAATATGGCGGCAAGCTGCGTTTTGTATCCGTTTCAGCAAAGGT
Coding sequences:
- a CDS encoding STAS domain-containing protein; amino-acid sequence: MKTNLEIRQGAAVVNVSGEINLYTSSHLRETIITLIKKKTAIIVVNMKDVADIDSSGVATFVEALNEMSKYGGKLRFVSVSAKVVKIFNFSKLDRFFEIYTDLEQAVAS